The proteins below are encoded in one region of Bifidobacterium dentium JCM 1195 = DSM 20436:
- a CDS encoding GH1 family beta-glucosidase gives MENTFPKDFVFGTATAAYQIEGAVNEDGRCPSIWDTFSHTPGATFAGDTGDVATDSYHRWREDLALLNDLGVDAYRFSIAMPRIMPTPNGIPNAKGLDFYERIVDTLLEYGIKPVVTLYHWDLPQYLEDAGGWLNRVTSYALGDYAAVVAKRLGDRVDTWTTLNEPWCASYLSYGAKEQAPGLGLGPGAFPAVNHLNLAHGLMVQAVRDIVGDKSKYSVTLNMPFNRGDADACHRLDLIANRAFLDPMLRGRYPDELFAITKGICDWSFIQPGDLENAHQPIDVLGVNYYSTNRVAMSDRPQFPQETGPSTCPGASDIDWLPTDGPHTDMGWNIDPQGLYDTLMRVHDRYPEVDLVITENGMACRDQLVVNEDGTKAVHDADRIDYLERHFAAAKRALDDGVPLSGYFVWSLLDNFEWYFGYAKRFGITYVDYATQERTKKDSFLWYRDFIASRG, from the coding sequence ATGGAGAACACATTCCCGAAGGATTTCGTTTTTGGCACGGCTACGGCAGCCTATCAGATCGAAGGCGCGGTGAACGAGGACGGTCGCTGCCCCTCGATCTGGGATACTTTCAGCCATACTCCGGGAGCCACCTTCGCAGGCGATACCGGCGACGTAGCCACGGATTCATACCATCGTTGGCGGGAGGATCTGGCGCTGCTCAACGATTTGGGCGTGGATGCCTACCGTTTCTCGATCGCCATGCCGCGCATCATGCCCACGCCGAACGGCATCCCGAATGCGAAGGGTCTCGACTTCTACGAGCGCATCGTCGATACCCTGCTCGAGTACGGCATCAAGCCGGTCGTGACGCTCTACCACTGGGATTTGCCGCAGTATCTGGAGGATGCGGGCGGCTGGCTCAATCGTGTGACCTCCTATGCGTTGGGCGACTATGCGGCCGTCGTCGCCAAACGGCTTGGCGACCGCGTCGACACATGGACCACGCTGAACGAACCGTGGTGCGCCTCATATCTGAGCTATGGTGCGAAGGAGCAGGCTCCGGGGCTGGGACTCGGTCCGGGCGCATTTCCGGCGGTGAATCATCTGAATCTCGCCCACGGCCTGATGGTGCAGGCGGTGCGCGACATCGTCGGCGACAAGTCGAAGTATTCGGTCACGCTGAACATGCCGTTCAATCGCGGTGATGCCGATGCCTGCCATCGTCTCGACCTGATCGCCAATCGTGCCTTCCTTGATCCGATGCTGCGTGGCCGCTACCCTGACGAACTGTTCGCCATCACCAAGGGCATCTGTGACTGGAGCTTCATACAGCCGGGTGACCTGGAGAACGCGCACCAGCCGATCGATGTGCTGGGCGTCAACTATTACTCCACCAATCGTGTGGCCATGAGCGACCGTCCGCAGTTCCCGCAGGAGACCGGCCCGTCCACCTGCCCCGGCGCCTCCGACATCGATTGGCTGCCGACCGACGGTCCGCACACCGACATGGGATGGAACATCGACCCGCAGGGCCTGTACGACACGTTGATGCGTGTGCATGACCGCTATCCGGAGGTCGATCTGGTCATCACCGAAAATGGCATGGCCTGCAGGGACCAGCTGGTCGTGAACGAGGACGGTACCAAGGCGGTGCATGACGCCGATCGCATCGATTATCTTGAGCGACATTTCGCCGCCGCGAAGCGTGCATTGGACGATGGCGTGCCGCTGAGCGGTTATTTCGTGTGGTCGCTGCTCGACAATTTCGAGTGGTATTTCGGCTATGCCAAGCGATTCGGCATCACCTACGTCGATTACGCCACCCAGGAGCGCACGAAGAAGGACAGCTTCCTGTGGTACCGAGACTTCATCGCCTCGCGTGGCTGA
- a CDS encoding glycoside hydrolase family 2 protein yields MTHTPSTFAPLADGWTLTAVNIEAAPESLREALAAGIPATVPGEATLDLLNAGLIADPFDGANENDQQWIGDVDWRFTCRFDWHDNGADRHDLVAYGLDTIADVALNGRPVASTRNFHRSYRWDVRDLLREGSNELTVTFTSPVRESDRMEQARGYYPHTEHHAFNQIRKPSYSFGWDWGIDVANAGIWREIGIDSWSGVCIASVRPLVDVAADGTGLLNVHVEIERAGKGRIMSPYECHSVRAAVPVHVGLSGFGADVAADGVVAEGRNETVLTLAVPEAKLWWPIGYGDQPLYDVAVAAGDSAEAAWNGHVGFRTVHVDTRADNVGRPFQIYVNDVPVHAHGYNWIPDDAFIARVAERDYERGIRDLVESNSNMVRAWGGGIYESDEFYDLCDRNGIMVWQDFMLACAAYPEDAETKAEVEAEAREHITRLSEHASLIVWNGSNENYVAYSEWGGYKQALRDDDLPANEYGYGEKPWGDYYYAELFPALLAELDPGRSAYLPSSPMSFTKFVGANFDTDGTMHIWDAWNRADYTVYAQYTPRFADEFGYQAPPAWSTLTGAVHDDELEPFGKQMLVHQKASGGNYKLARGMRSHITPGHLDDVSFGGVVNGKPSDGEHSWLIPTDNWADIEDWHWACQLQQAQAMRFGVEHMRSLEPVNAGALIWQLNDDWPVVSWAAVDFNGQRKPLWYASRDFFAPRLATIQPRVSEEYRETHSWEGVRTANDHYELIVLNDTREAWKGSWKVERMTLAGEVLASQTFDVELDAVSHVGLPLAEEIVDYADAGNELVVATASDGAFARVIFNPAEVIGQKLAAPAEAFGTVASRVDGGVELKVTATSYVRDLFCMADKIDAKASVDAGMVSLLPGESVTLRIDTGSDDDPQSFAAANVLRSANDLKREW; encoded by the coding sequence ATGACTCACACTCCTAGCACGTTCGCCCCGCTTGCGGACGGATGGACGCTGACGGCCGTCAACATTGAAGCCGCCCCTGAATCGCTACGCGAAGCGCTCGCCGCTGGCATTCCGGCTACCGTGCCGGGAGAGGCCACGCTGGACCTGCTGAACGCGGGACTCATCGCCGATCCGTTCGATGGCGCCAACGAGAACGACCAGCAGTGGATCGGCGACGTTGACTGGCGCTTCACCTGCCGCTTCGATTGGCATGACAATGGCGCCGACCGGCATGATCTGGTCGCCTACGGCCTCGACACCATCGCCGATGTCGCGCTGAACGGCCGTCCGGTCGCCTCCACCCGCAACTTCCACCGCTCCTACCGTTGGGACGTGCGTGACCTGCTTCGCGAGGGCTCCAACGAACTGACCGTCACCTTCACTTCGCCGGTACGCGAATCCGATCGTATGGAGCAGGCCCGCGGCTACTATCCGCATACCGAGCATCATGCATTCAACCAGATTCGCAAGCCGAGCTACTCCTTCGGTTGGGATTGGGGCATCGACGTGGCCAACGCCGGCATCTGGCGCGAGATCGGCATCGACTCCTGGTCCGGGGTGTGCATCGCCTCCGTGCGTCCGCTGGTCGACGTCGCCGCCGACGGCACCGGCCTGCTCAACGTGCATGTCGAGATCGAACGTGCTGGCAAGGGCCGCATCATGTCCCCATACGAGTGCCATTCCGTGCGTGCCGCGGTGCCGGTACATGTCGGCTTGTCCGGCTTCGGTGCCGATGTCGCCGCCGACGGCGTGGTCGCCGAAGGCCGCAATGAAACCGTGCTGACGCTCGCCGTACCGGAAGCGAAGCTGTGGTGGCCGATCGGTTACGGCGATCAGCCACTGTATGATGTTGCCGTCGCTGCCGGCGATTCCGCCGAAGCGGCTTGGAACGGACATGTCGGCTTCCGTACCGTGCATGTCGACACCCGTGCCGACAACGTCGGTCGTCCATTCCAGATCTACGTCAACGACGTGCCTGTGCACGCGCACGGCTACAACTGGATTCCGGACGATGCCTTCATCGCCCGCGTGGCTGAGCGCGACTACGAACGCGGCATCCGTGATCTGGTGGAGTCCAACTCCAACATGGTGCGTGCCTGGGGCGGCGGCATCTACGAATCCGACGAATTCTACGATCTGTGCGACCGCAACGGCATCATGGTCTGGCAGGACTTCATGCTTGCCTGCGCCGCCTATCCGGAAGACGCCGAAACCAAGGCCGAAGTCGAAGCCGAAGCCCGTGAGCATATCACCCGTCTGTCCGAGCACGCCAGCCTGATCGTGTGGAACGGATCCAACGAGAACTACGTGGCCTACTCCGAATGGGGCGGCTACAAGCAGGCCTTGCGCGACGACGATCTGCCGGCCAACGAGTACGGTTACGGCGAGAAGCCGTGGGGCGACTACTACTATGCCGAGCTGTTCCCGGCCCTGTTGGCCGAGCTCGATCCGGGCCGTTCCGCCTACCTGCCGAGCTCGCCGATGAGCTTCACCAAGTTCGTGGGCGCCAATTTCGACACCGACGGCACCATGCACATCTGGGACGCTTGGAACCGCGCCGACTACACCGTGTATGCGCAGTACACCCCGCGCTTCGCCGACGAGTTTGGCTACCAGGCACCGCCGGCGTGGAGCACGCTCACCGGTGCCGTGCACGATGACGAGTTGGAGCCGTTCGGCAAGCAGATGCTGGTGCACCAGAAGGCCTCCGGCGGCAACTATAAGCTGGCCCGAGGCATGCGTTCGCACATCACTCCCGGCCATCTCGACGACGTGAGCTTCGGTGGCGTGGTCAACGGCAAACCGTCCGACGGCGAGCACAGCTGGCTCATTCCGACCGACAACTGGGCCGATATCGAGGATTGGCACTGGGCATGCCAGTTGCAGCAGGCGCAGGCCATGCGTTTCGGCGTGGAGCACATGCGCTCCCTTGAGCCGGTCAATGCCGGTGCGCTGATCTGGCAGCTCAATGACGACTGGCCGGTCGTCTCCTGGGCGGCAGTGGATTTCAACGGTCAGCGCAAGCCGCTATGGTACGCCTCCCGTGACTTCTTCGCACCGCGTCTGGCTACCATCCAGCCGCGCGTCTCCGAGGAATATCGCGAAACCCACAGCTGGGAAGGCGTCAGGACGGCCAACGACCACTATGAGCTGATTGTGCTCAACGACACCCGCGAGGCCTGGAAGGGCTCTTGGAAGGTGGAACGCATGACCTTGGCCGGTGAAGTGCTTGCCTCCCAGACCTTCGATGTCGAGCTTGACGCGGTTTCGCATGTGGGTCTGCCATTGGCCGAGGAGATCGTGGACTACGCCGACGCCGGCAACGAGCTTGTCGTGGCCACTGCGTCCGACGGCGCCTTCGCCCGCGTGATCTTCAACCCGGCCGAAGTCATCGGGCAGAAGCTTGCCGCACCGGCTGAAGCGTTTGGGACCGTGGCATCTCGCGTCGACGGCGGGGTGGAGCTCAAGGTCACCGCCACGAGCTACGTGCGCGACCTGTTCTGCATGGCCGACAAGATTGACGCCAAGGCCAGCGTCGATGCCGGCATGGTCTCGTTGCTGCCGGGCGAGAGCGTCACGTTGCGCATCGACACCGGTTCCGACGACGATCCGCAGTCTTTCGCCGCGGCCAACGTGTTGCGTAGCGCCAATGATCTGAAGCGCGAGTGGTAG
- a CDS encoding DUF624 domain-containing protein, with amino-acid sequence MASNFFREDNPYNVVMSTIGDLAMLSVAWFVGSIPIVTIGISTSAACEVARTMQEARDHGIFRGYIAAFRRRIGTNFALSLIIAAVWALAAFDLRFLSMQRGGDTISLVYGVTVAVFAILGVMLAFVLPLSGRSKLSVTEQIRQSFKLAVLKPLVAIAVFALDILPIVLLATVPGAIIWVPLLWIIVASGGSFWLQILMIRKAFKLE; translated from the coding sequence ATGGCATCGAATTTCTTTCGCGAAGACAACCCGTACAATGTGGTGATGAGCACCATCGGCGATCTGGCGATGCTGTCGGTCGCCTGGTTCGTCGGATCGATTCCGATCGTCACCATCGGCATCTCCACCTCCGCCGCATGCGAGGTGGCGCGCACCATGCAGGAGGCACGCGATCACGGCATCTTTCGCGGCTATATCGCCGCGTTCAGACGACGCATCGGCACGAATTTCGCACTGTCGCTAATCATCGCCGCAGTATGGGCGCTGGCCGCCTTCGACTTGAGGTTCCTGTCGATGCAACGCGGCGGTGACACCATCTCGCTCGTCTACGGCGTCACCGTCGCGGTGTTTGCGATTCTCGGCGTGATGCTGGCGTTCGTACTGCCGCTTTCCGGTCGCAGCAAGCTAAGCGTGACCGAACAGATCAGACAATCGTTCAAACTGGCCGTGCTCAAGCCGCTCGTCGCCATCGCCGTGTTCGCGCTTGACATTCTGCCGATCGTACTGCTGGCCACCGTGCCGGGCGCCATCATATGGGTGCCGCTGCTGTGGATTATCGTGGCGAGCGGCGGCTCATTCTGGCTACAGATACTGATGATTCGCAAGGCCTTCAAGCTGGAATAG
- a CDS encoding LacI family DNA-binding transcriptional regulator produces the protein MAVQKSKVTIFDVAKASGVSSSAVSYALNGKSGVSEDTRAKVLKIAHELGWKPNGAAQALAKSKTQRIGLVLGYDPKLLAVESYMMELISGLGAELEKHDYSLLVRMAVGEHAKLSIIKDWIATGNVDAMLLVNIELGDPCVTLLEEHTEMPVLAIADASVSGNLPTLSSADADAVRQAVQYLYDLGHRHIARVAGPEMLAHSYIRDSAFSDVATELGMRYRCLHTDYTPETGSEATKRLLSFPEHPTAIIYDNDVMALSGLGVATAEGITVPDDLSIMSWDDSFMCTAAYPNLTAMGRDVVGTGTKAAELLLKLIDGERVGNVMEEPYELRQRGTTGPVPAER, from the coding sequence ATGGCCGTGCAGAAAAGTAAGGTGACGATTTTTGATGTCGCCAAGGCTTCCGGAGTCTCCAGCAGTGCGGTCTCGTATGCATTGAACGGCAAATCCGGGGTTTCCGAGGACACCCGTGCCAAAGTGCTGAAAATCGCCCATGAACTGGGCTGGAAGCCCAATGGGGCGGCGCAGGCGCTGGCCAAATCCAAAACCCAGCGCATCGGTCTGGTGCTCGGCTACGATCCGAAACTGCTTGCGGTGGAATCCTACATGATGGAGCTCATCTCCGGTCTTGGCGCCGAGCTTGAAAAGCATGACTACTCGCTGCTGGTGCGCATGGCCGTGGGCGAGCACGCCAAACTATCCATCATCAAGGACTGGATCGCCACAGGCAATGTGGACGCCATGCTGCTGGTCAACATCGAATTGGGCGACCCATGCGTGACCTTGCTCGAGGAGCACACCGAGATGCCGGTGCTTGCCATCGCGGACGCATCCGTATCCGGCAATCTACCGACGCTGTCGAGCGCCGACGCCGACGCCGTTCGTCAGGCGGTACAGTATCTGTACGACCTTGGCCACCGGCATATCGCACGCGTGGCCGGCCCGGAAATGCTCGCACACTCCTACATCCGTGATTCCGCTTTCTCCGACGTGGCCACCGAGTTGGGCATGCGATACCGTTGCCTGCACACCGACTACACGCCGGAAACCGGTTCCGAGGCCACCAAGAGGCTGCTGTCGTTCCCGGAACATCCCACGGCCATCATCTACGACAACGACGTGATGGCGCTGTCCGGCCTCGGTGTGGCGACGGCCGAAGGCATTACGGTGCCCGATGACCTGTCGATCATGTCCTGGGATGATTCCTTCATGTGCACCGCCGCCTATCCGAATCTCACCGCCATGGGCCGTGATGTGGTGGGCACCGGTACGAAGGCCGCCGAGCTGTTGCTCAAGCTCATCGACGGTGAGCGCGTTGGCAACGTCATGGAAGAGCCGTATGAGTTGCGGCAGCGCGGCACCACCGGCCCGGTTCCCGCTGAACGATGA
- a CDS encoding carbohydrate ABC transporter permease, translating to MTTAIAGATATSVDDIPFNPHKRDYKKAGIIVAFCVIPVTLLVVFTYWPFIQMCGYSFYKMKYIGTPRFIGMKNYIDIFTRPELLATLKLSLYYMAGALIQVALALYLATVLAFHVRGGSFFKGAMFFPYLINGIAVGFIFKFFYTRGYVLDTVLQWCGFTQDTLPYWLRDQSINNWSLVASSIWRYLGSTLILFIGAIMSIDSSLYEAAEIDGANKWQQFKHIILPGIQTILVLNIILSITGSLSAFEGPYVITSGANGTGTYMVQMDKIAHTDQKVGLASAMAVILLIIIIICTLLQKIVMGFLFRDADDGTAKARKQAKKADKARRRAMKAANKVQAGKAPLFKNGKVSA from the coding sequence ATGACTACCGCGATTGCGGGTGCCACGGCCACCTCCGTGGATGACATCCCTTTCAATCCCCATAAGCGCGACTACAAGAAGGCCGGCATCATCGTCGCCTTCTGCGTCATCCCGGTCACACTGCTCGTGGTGTTCACCTACTGGCCGTTCATCCAGATGTGTGGATACTCCTTCTACAAGATGAAGTACATCGGAACCCCGCGCTTCATCGGCATGAAGAACTACATCGACATCTTCACCCGACCGGAGTTGCTTGCCACCCTGAAGCTCAGCCTCTACTACATGGCCGGCGCACTCATTCAGGTGGCCCTGGCCCTGTATCTGGCGACCGTGCTGGCGTTCCACGTCCGTGGCGGCTCGTTCTTCAAGGGCGCGATGTTCTTCCCCTACCTGATCAACGGCATCGCAGTCGGCTTCATCTTCAAGTTCTTCTACACCCGTGGCTACGTGCTCGACACCGTGCTTCAGTGGTGCGGTTTCACCCAGGACACGCTGCCGTACTGGCTGAGGGACCAGTCCATCAACAACTGGTCGCTGGTGGCCTCCTCCATCTGGCGCTACCTCGGCTCAACCCTGATCCTGTTCATCGGCGCGATCATGTCCATCGACTCCTCGCTGTACGAAGCGGCCGAAATCGACGGCGCCAACAAATGGCAGCAGTTCAAGCACATCATCCTGCCGGGCATCCAGACCATCCTGGTGCTGAACATCATCCTGTCCATCACCGGCTCGCTCTCCGCCTTCGAAGGCCCGTACGTCATCACCTCCGGCGCCAACGGCACCGGCACCTACATGGTGCAGATGGACAAGATCGCACACACCGACCAGAAGGTGGGCCTGGCATCCGCCATGGCCGTGATCCTGCTGATCATCATCATCATCTGCACCCTGCTGCAGAAGATCGTCATGGGCTTCCTGTTCAGGGATGCCGACGACGGTACCGCAAAGGCCCGCAAGCAGGCCAAGAAGGCCGACAAGGCCCGCAGGCGCGCCATGAAGGCCGCCAACAAGGTCCAGGCCGGCAAAGCTCCATTGTTCAAGAACGGAAAGGTGAGTGCGTGA
- a CDS encoding ABC transporter substrate-binding protein, whose protein sequence is MNLKKIVAAGVAAVCAVSMAACGGSNDSSGVTDLTYDKIKLGETGKDITASIKFYNGRTDMGLDSYPGKNWKSYIADFNKIYPNIKVEAQTDTNYADNALTRLQGGDWGDIMMIPSVDKSELENYFISYGSLDTMQKQVKLASEKAYDGKSYGVATDGQTSGVVYNKAVFKKAGITELPTTPEEFIADLKLIKEKTDAIPLYTNYAAGFTMGAWDAYIGTTATGDTKYMNQKLVHTKAPFKDPGDGTHAYNVYKILYDAVADGLTEEDYSTTDWESSKSMINNGQIATMVLGAWAVTQMQQAGDNADDIGYMPFPISIKGKQYASMGGNYSMGINKKSSKDNQEAAMIFVKWLTEESGYAMNEGGIPIKYGETDLPSIYEDFKDVTMEPDADSLEGEEDLFTEVNSDSELGINSNGNKRVQAIVEHAANKDKSFDDIMKDWNDAWYKAMQDDDAEAKY, encoded by the coding sequence ATGAATCTCAAGAAGATCGTCGCAGCCGGTGTCGCGGCCGTCTGCGCGGTGAGCATGGCAGCTTGCGGTGGCAGCAACGACTCCAGTGGCGTGACGGACCTGACCTACGACAAGATCAAGCTCGGCGAGACCGGCAAGGACATTACGGCCAGCATCAAGTTCTACAACGGCCGTACCGACATGGGCCTGGATTCCTATCCGGGCAAGAACTGGAAGTCCTACATCGCCGACTTCAACAAGATCTATCCGAACATCAAGGTCGAGGCCCAGACCGACACCAACTACGCGGATAACGCGCTGACCCGCCTGCAGGGCGGCGACTGGGGCGACATCATGATGATTCCGTCTGTCGACAAGTCCGAACTGGAGAACTACTTCATCTCCTACGGCTCCCTCGATACCATGCAGAAGCAGGTCAAGCTCGCCTCCGAGAAGGCCTACGACGGCAAGTCCTACGGCGTCGCCACCGACGGCCAGACCTCCGGCGTCGTCTACAACAAGGCCGTCTTCAAGAAGGCCGGCATCACCGAGTTGCCGACCACTCCGGAAGAGTTCATCGCCGACCTCAAGCTCATCAAGGAAAAGACCGACGCCATCCCGCTGTACACCAACTACGCGGCCGGCTTCACCATGGGCGCCTGGGATGCCTACATCGGCACCACCGCAACCGGTGACACCAAGTACATGAACCAGAAGCTGGTTCACACCAAGGCCCCGTTCAAGGATCCGGGTGACGGCACCCACGCCTACAACGTCTACAAGATTCTTTACGATGCCGTTGCCGACGGTCTGACCGAAGAAGACTACTCCACCACCGATTGGGAGTCCTCCAAGAGCATGATCAACAACGGCCAGATCGCCACCATGGTGCTGGGCGCCTGGGCCGTGACCCAGATGCAGCAGGCCGGCGACAACGCCGACGACATCGGCTACATGCCGTTCCCGATCTCCATCAAGGGCAAGCAGTACGCCTCCATGGGCGGCAACTACTCCATGGGCATCAACAAGAAGTCCTCCAAGGACAACCAGGAAGCCGCCATGATCTTCGTCAAGTGGCTCACCGAGGAATCCGGCTACGCCATGAACGAAGGCGGCATCCCGATCAAGTACGGCGAGACCGACCTGCCGTCCATCTACGAGGACTTCAAGGACGTCACCATGGAGCCTGACGCAGACTCCCTCGAAGGCGAAGAGGATCTGTTCACCGAGGTCAACTCCGACTCCGAGCTGGGCATCAACTCCAACGGCAACAAGCGCGTTCAGGCCATTGTCGAGCACGCCGCCAACAAGGACAAGTCCTTCGACGACATCATGAAGGACTGGAACGACGCCTGGTACAAGGCGATGCAGGACGACGACGCGGAAGCCAAGTACTGA
- a CDS encoding family 43 glycosylhydrolase translates to MTEIDAPVCAVETSARTIDRHDLPCRVNNVALATNPLHRYCADPNLAIFDGRYFLYCTDDGVDDWGSTAFSVYVSDNLMDWERYPALDLRDVPWWTGSDGAWAPSIVRNADGRYVLLFVADSQIGTAVANTPYGPFIPTVEPIVRKGTFGCHTIDPGVFIDDDGTRYFLWGNGKAWIAPFSDDCLSFDESKAIGWIPGDFREAIWVHRHDGLYYASWSENDTRDPAYCVKYAVAESLAGPWSEPRVLVEQNPRLHLYGTGHHNIVNIPGTDEWIIAYHRFAYHPSGRWAGGDGCHRETVFAPLNHLPDGSLEQVRPQVGSYVRPLGIRPAGSVPAIPA, encoded by the coding sequence ATGACTGAAATCGATGCCCCCGTTTGTGCTGTGGAAACGTCCGCTCGAACCATCGATCGGCATGATCTGCCGTGTCGCGTGAACAACGTCGCACTGGCCACCAATCCACTGCATCGCTATTGTGCCGACCCGAATCTGGCAATTTTCGACGGCCGATACTTTCTGTACTGCACCGACGACGGCGTCGATGACTGGGGTTCCACTGCGTTCAGCGTGTACGTTTCCGACAATCTGATGGATTGGGAGCGTTACCCGGCGCTCGACCTGCGCGACGTACCATGGTGGACGGGTTCGGATGGCGCGTGGGCGCCGTCTATAGTGCGTAACGCCGACGGACGATATGTGTTGTTGTTCGTGGCTGATTCGCAGATCGGCACCGCCGTGGCCAACACTCCATATGGGCCTTTCATCCCTACTGTCGAACCGATTGTGCGCAAGGGGACCTTCGGCTGCCACACCATCGATCCGGGCGTATTCATCGACGATGACGGCACCCGCTATTTTTTGTGGGGCAATGGCAAGGCGTGGATCGCGCCGTTTTCCGACGACTGCCTGAGCTTCGACGAATCCAAGGCGATCGGCTGGATTCCGGGTGACTTTCGAGAGGCGATCTGGGTACACAGGCATGATGGTCTGTATTACGCGAGCTGGTCGGAAAACGACACCAGGGACCCGGCATACTGCGTGAAGTACGCGGTAGCCGAATCGTTGGCGGGGCCGTGGAGCGAACCCCGCGTGCTGGTCGAGCAGAATCCCAGGCTTCACTTATACGGCACCGGTCACCATAACATCGTGAACATTCCCGGCACTGACGAATGGATTATCGCCTATCATCGTTTCGCCTACCATCCGTCCGGTCGATGGGCCGGCGGAGATGGATGCCATCGTGAGACGGTGTTCGCCCCGCTCAATCATCTGCCCGACGGCTCGCTTGAGCAGGTGCGCCCTCAGGTCGGTTCCTATGTGCGTCCGTTGGGCATTCGGCCCGCCGGCTCGGTTCCGGCTATTCCAGCTTGA
- a CDS encoding carbohydrate ABC transporter permease: MTTATVAPQAEVQKVSFGYHLKLWVLSFLKYFSLVFITFWILLPLVTCFFTAAKGTDEWRSTSVMTFPKNIFNFENYAEAFKLSNMGIAFRNSVIVLVCVCFLTTIIGTQLAYVLSRFQFPGNALIRTAFMMAALLPGIAMQVAVYKIMGTFHLINSLWGYIIMSMGTDVISIYIFIQYFENLSISLDEAALMDGASYFTIYSRILLPLLKPAIVTCLILKGVGIYNEYYSANLYLQDKQKLGTVAISLYAFTGPQGSKYNLICAGVIITLLPALIAFLIFQKQIYNGVAAGAVKE, encoded by the coding sequence ATGACTACTGCAACCGTCGCACCGCAGGCCGAGGTACAGAAGGTAAGCTTCGGCTATCATCTCAAGCTGTGGGTTCTGAGCTTCCTCAAGTATTTCAGCCTGGTGTTCATCACCTTCTGGATTCTGCTACCGCTGGTCACCTGCTTCTTCACCGCGGCCAAGGGCACCGACGAGTGGCGTTCCACCTCCGTGATGACCTTCCCGAAGAACATCTTCAACTTCGAGAACTATGCCGAGGCCTTCAAGTTGTCGAACATGGGCATCGCCTTCCGCAACTCGGTGATCGTGCTCGTGTGCGTCTGCTTCCTGACCACCATCATCGGCACCCAGCTGGCCTATGTGCTGTCCCGCTTCCAGTTCCCGGGCAACGCCCTGATCCGTACCGCGTTCATGATGGCGGCCCTGCTGCCCGGCATCGCCATGCAAGTCGCGGTCTACAAGATCATGGGCACCTTCCACCTGATCAACTCGCTGTGGGGCTACATCATCATGTCGATGGGCACCGACGTGATCTCGATCTACATCTTCATCCAGTATTTCGAGAATCTGTCGATCTCCCTCGATGAGGCCGCGCTGATGGATGGCGCAAGCTACTTCACCATCTACAGCCGCATCCTCCTGCCGCTGCTGAAGCCGGCAATCGTGACCTGCCTGATCCTGAAGGGCGTCGGCATCTACAACGAGTACTACTCAGCCAACCTATATCTGCAGGACAAGCAGAAACTCGGCACGGTGGCCATCTCGCTGTACGCCTTCACCGGCCCGCAGGGCTCCAAGTACAACCTGATCTGCGCAGGCGTGATCATCACCCTGCTGCCGGCCCTGATCGCCTTCCTGATCTTCCAGAAGCAGATCTACAACGGCGTTGCGGCAGGTGCCGTGAAGGAATAA